AGTGGAATTTATTAGTCTTGAAATGTGAAAGTTAAGCAATAACTTGACCATAGATGTTAAGAAATAATTGACGGTTCATATTTCCCAACATTTGCTTCTTCCTTTGTCACCCAGGAAGGAACGATATAGTACAAAATACCTGTTGAGTGTTGAAACAAAGCAGACCTTTTGGTTCACAGAGTGGTTTATTGGTGACTATATTTGATTCGTACATGTATTTCCTGAGCATAAACACACTGACTTTCTCTCTTAAAATGTCATCTCCACCTCACATAGCAGACACAAAACCAAGTCCAGACCTGTCGGCACAGAGCTGCCGTCACACGTTTCAGTTTAAACTCAAGGTTACAGAGAAAACTTATAAATAATGCTGTCTGTCTATGTATAACGTCATTTCACAGTCACTGGTAGCGGTGTCAGCTGTGGAGAAAAATTCCCTTTGCTGTCTGTTTTCAGAAGTGGCCGCATAGATCTCACTGTATCCAATTTCAGCGTCCATTTAATGGCTTGCCATTCCAGTCCCCATTATTGAATTACATCAATTCTGTTCATTTACTCAAGTCATAATTAGTTTAGCACATAACAGCTTTTGGTGATTTGTTGCTCCATTTCTATTGGGGTATATGAAGCCTGTGATTTCATGTTTATTGCACTATATTTTGGAGACATGCATTTAGGCAAATAGACTACTACAATTGAAGTCCCTGGTACTAGACTACACAGGTGTTAAATAAATGAAGGCAGCAGCCTATAGATGTCAGACATTGTGTCAGCATCATTTTCTGAATGTGCATTCATCACATAAGCAGCTGTATTTCCTCACTGTATATCAGCATGCTAATGCTTGCTCTAAATCTACAGTTTGTGTCAGTGTAATGTTGCAGGATGCTCTAACAGTCTAAAGACAGGTGAAAGATTACTCTGACAGCTCTCCATGCTACCAGCTGATCGTTgtcttttttgcaaaaaaataaaagccagttGAATATcaaactataaaaaaataaagtgacatTATTTCAGTGCACATAGTGAAGCTGCACAGCCTTAAGAGCACTTGTGCTGTTCACAGTACTGAAGCAAGGCACAGCCCCGATGAGTCCAGTTTGTCCTCCTGTTAACCCTCACAATCCTTGCTCCAGCCCCAGAGCTGAGCCCAGCAACCCCCTGACTTTGCACACCCCCAGAGAAGCCCGGAGACTGAGCCAGGAGCAAGGAACTGAAGAATGGACCTCGGCCCAGTAGTGCAGCATCTCCCTGGGTGAGATGCGGTGGATGGACACCATGCCCTGATAGCAGCAGCGCCCATATGGCACAGGTAAACCACCAGAGAAGAGAGGGCAGTGTGAGGGCAGCACTCCAGCTGTCCGGGCACACAGACCTACGAACACATCCTCAGGTGGCAGAGGTGTGGATAAAGGTGATGCAGAGGCTGCCAGGGAAATTTTGAGCAATGCAGAGCGGGACAGGACGTAGGTAGTACCACTGCAATAATCTGGAAAGACTGAGGCAGGGTAGGCCCCTGAGGGGAGGTAGTGCTTGCTGTCCGGATCACGGTCCGGAGCCACACGGAGATGCACCCTGCCGAGGTACAAGTCTCCCTGCTCATAGGGGTTCCGACTCTTGTTCAGGAAGTGGAGCAGGGCGCTGGGGTTGAACAGGACATCATCGTCCACTTTGGCCATGAAGTGAGCTTGGGGGCAGAAGCGGCGGCCCCAGCCCAGCATGGACAGGGTCTTCAGTGTGAGGTTGGAGTAGCTGTCCAGAAAACGCCCCTGAATCAGGTCACCTCTCTCCCGGGCTTCTTCTATCAACAGCTTGGCCAGTCCAGGGTCAGACGCCACACCCACCATGAAGAGAGTCATGACCCGCAGGCCCCTCACCTCCACCTCACCTCCCCAGGTATCCCTGATGGCTTGACGGGCCCTCTGATTGGCAGGGGCCGAGATAACCATGGTGATGAGGTAAGGCTTGGCACGTTGGCACACCAGCGGGCTGGGCATGAGCAGGAATTCCTCGGGTCTGGTTGGAGGGACGCTCTGCGGGGGGATGACGCCGGCGTACGGCTCCACCACCGTGTTCTGGCCCATGGAGGTGACCCACGACTCGATGAAGTCCACGAAGAGTAGAGCCAGCAGCGCCGCGCACGTTGCCGCTGCGCACAGAAACGTCAGGACCCCGAGCCTGTTTCCCCGCTTCCCAAACCGGGGCTTGCATACCCACAATCCCCGTCCCACCATGACCAATCCCCGCTTCCTCTGCACAGGTCTGAAGACCACTGTAGCTGCTACCACGCTCCCCGTTTCTCCCAAAGTCTGTCTTTCCTTGTCTCTGCGGCTAAAAAAGCTCCGCTGTCATTGCATTTTTGCGCCTTTCCTCACCTCTCGATCCGTCCGGAGTCAGACGCAGCAGCGGAAGGTGGAGAGCCCCGGTGACATTGAAGATGCGGTAAAACGGCTGATGGACTTCTGTTGATTTTCCTGCTGCCCACTCGAATACAAAAAAAGTGGGATATGCAGCTGCGCAAAAGAAACGGTCGATTCGACAGCAGCCCAAAGCTATTTTTTGTCCCGACGTGTTGCTGCTCACTACTCAGCTCTGATAGTACGTCCCGACTCCTATTTACCTTCATAGATGTTGAATTAATGccacatgtttttatttatgtgtcATTTGTTGAGCAAAAATGTGCATTCCTTATTAATATGCTACGTCGCAATAAACCTTACTGCACTGTGAAGAAGAAAAGTCTCAAATGTAGTGTAACATTAAAGCACATACAAGGTGCTCACCGTGCGATAGCGAAAGTAAGCGGTGATAATGGCGAAGCATCACATGATgctctgtagaaaaaaaaggtgTGCTGCAGCCATTGCATCGGAGTACAGTAAGGATATTAGGTTAAAATATCCACGACCGATGTGAAATTAGCAACTCAGAGAAGCTAAAAAACAACCCAACAACATCAACTAATAAATCTGAGGGGTTGTATTTTAAATCGTGCTTCGTTTGAAGTCCTGCTGTGCGCCTATTGTTCACTGCAGTCAGTTCATCACACCTGGTGGCGCAGGGCGACACCTGCTGGTCACTCAGTGGTAATGATTACCACATGTGTGTAACTGAGGTTGGCCCATAAAGCACTAATTTGTTGCCATTAAGTGGCTCAAGCAGATGTGAAGTGAAGTGTGCTCCCTTGCTGCAGAGATGTGAGTAGTATCAGTGCAGTTAAACAGCCTCCATGGAAAAATGTACCAGTAAGTATGCAGTTTTTACGCAGGTTGCGAAAAAAACTGCAAACGAAATGATAGAATCAAACTGTTTCTGTCTGGAAGTCAGAGAAACTTCCACAAATAAGAGCCATCTTCTATCATTCTGCACAGTGAAGCTTAAACATCCTAGAAAAGTAATGATGGGGATTTTTAACTTCACAAGTAAACTGTATGAAGTTTCCACAGATTTGTGTAGGTGAGTAACATTTACGCCGTAAATGTTACGCcgtattatttatgttttaatatgttttattgTTCAATATATACatgataaataataatgatgtgTTTTATCATGTATGGGTGCAACTATTGtaaaaactcagttaaacatttaaagaacaggctagtgtgtgtgttttatccaTTAAAAGGTcacaaaaaatatgaatgttttcatagcagtatatacattttttgttgcttttcggATAAGTGTTTATTGCAGTTTGCAGATGCAATACAGCAGTGTAAGTCAGCATCAGCTATTCCAGTCATTAGACAAATAGGAAGATAAATGAACAGCTATGATCGCATTTGTGTAAACTTCTGAATTTGCGAAAAAGCTCAAAAGTGTTTTGACAATATTTtgcaaaatatgtgaaaatcaGGTGCCTTTTATACTTTCATATGTGATACTTAGAGTCGAGCAACTGCTGACAGCTATGTTCCTGCCAAGACCATCTGAAAGCCTCAATAATTCTAGATAATCTAAAGGATGTGTGTGAGGGAAAGTAgtaatgattttgtgttttattatttaggGTTGCCTCAATTATGAACTTCAAAGTTAATCTTTATTTTAAGTATTCGCCACAGAATTGCAGAATTAAATGCAGCTGTAATGCTTTCCATACTACACACAGATAATTTATTCAAATACTATATTGTGAATTACAATACAATAAAGCAATACAATAGTTAAATTACATATATTCACAATACACAAATATGCATGTATGCATATATGGGTATATATGCAGTGTATTTGTATCAATATACATGTAATAAATGTGTACATTCTAATATATTAATAACGAGCCTACATTCTAATCATTATATAATTTCTAGCAGTTTCATTTGTGATCATCTATGTTTACAAATATCAATATCAATAATGTGCAAACAAAAATTCACAAGGCAGTATAGTAGAAATGAGACAACGGCACATAAGATAACCAAGAATGGAAAACTCACAGATGAAGTAAAATATACTGCctggacaaaaaacaaaagttggcacctggatttaactaaacaTAAGTATCCATTGGATAATTATTGGCTGCACAGCGgcgtctgggatctttctgcttggagtttgcatgttctccctgtgcatgcgtgggttttctccgggtactccggcttcctcccacagtccaaaaacatgctgaggttaatttattactctaaattgtccgtaggtgtgaatgtgagtgtgattgtttgtctgtatatgtagccctgcgacagactggcgacctgtccaaggtgtcccctgctagtgatggtgaaatcgaagcttcatgaagcaatgaaccactttgacacatctgcttcaagaatgacacattgcttcgaagcatttgacacaaccagaagagtgacatctgctggtcatgtgtcagaactgcatctaagtggaaacaaatgaaaaagcctcaggactgcttgtctcacactgctttgtacttgcaataaatgttttaaaacgttatatatgtatgtttgtgtgcatatatgtatagtgtgtttctatgaatgaatg
The window above is part of the Acanthochromis polyacanthus isolate Apoly-LR-REF ecotype Palm Island chromosome 6, KAUST_Apoly_ChrSc, whole genome shotgun sequence genome. Proteins encoded here:
- the b3galt4 gene encoding beta-1,3-galactosyltransferase 4, coding for MVGRGLWVCKPRFGKRGNRLGVLTFLCAAATCAALLALLFVDFIESWVTSMGQNTVVEPYAGVIPPQSVPPTRPEEFLLMPSPLVCQRAKPYLITMVISAPANQRARQAIRDTWGGEVEVRGLRVMTLFMVGVASDPGLAKLLIEEARERGDLIQGRFLDSYSNLTLKTLSMLGWGRRFCPQAHFMAKVDDDVLFNPSALLHFLNKSRNPYEQGDLYLGRVHLRVAPDRDPDSKHYLPSGAYPASVFPDYCSGTTYVLSRSALLKISLAASASPLSTPLPPEDVFVGLCARTAGVLPSHCPLFSGGLPVPYGRCCYQGMVSIHRISPREMLHYWAEVHSSVPCSWLSLRASLGVCKVRGLLGSALGLEQGL